GAAtctatcatataaattaaagtaatgaattattggacatgtatatttatatttttcacgcataaatttcttatacaatattattaaaaacacaataaaatttaaacagaaaGTACTGCTGCTGTGATATAAAGAGTAATGATTTaaataacgagaaaaaaataaaattgcattaatgcAATGATTGCAGTGATGTTTGACACAAACAAAACGATTAAAAAcgattaaaatgaataaaatcatACAGACGTGCGCAcgattgatataattttacaatagcATGAATAAAagggagggagaaagagggagaaataCAGAAGGAGGAAAAGCTCTAATCACTGCTTCCAAGTGTAGTAGACTCGGATAAGACCACGCACGTATGCGGGATCATTGGGATTTCGATAGTGATTCCAGAGGCACATAATGAAATAGACAAGGATAGAAAagcgaagagagaaagaaaggggagagagagagagagagaagcacAGTACGTTCCGCTAATAAGCCTCATTCCTCGATACGCGCGCGGGGAGAATAATTATGAGTTTGCGCAGTTCGCATCTCcggacggcggcggcggcggcggccagGAGTTGGGGGTGGGTTGCAGGAGGGTGACCGAGGAGAAATAAAGCCCCGGAGCCCAGCCGGCGAACGCGGCCGCGCGCGGATGGTGAAATACGTTCCGCCCGCTCGTTCACCGACACGCACTACGTCGCGAGTGTCCTCCGCGTTTCATCGGAAAGGTGAGAGAATCCGGACGAGTGTACGATCGCGCGATATCCCGACGAGCGCGGGTCAAAGTCCCGCACGCAGCGTGCGGCACGCGTGCGTGTCCCTTCGGTCAGAACGCAAGGGGTGAAAAACAGTGGTGTCAACGACTCCCCGCCGTGGCCTCGTTTCATCTCCGAAGATATATACATCGCCCGCCTACAACCCTCGCGTGACGTTCTCACCTCGGATATGCCGAGGCATGCGCCGTAAAAATCCCGGGATTGATGTATCGCAGGGCGCAGGTACGCAGGCATGCAGCTTATGCGTACATTTGCATGCGTTCGCATGCGGTttacgcgcgcgagcgagatTCGGCGAAtccgaaaattaaaaatttaaataattgggAATTCTGCCGAAACATATTTGATCATGCAGCTGTATTACTTCCCAACCCCTTTTACGTTTCACAGAAGAAAACCAAAGcgagttataaataaataaaaattttaataaacaacaagtgctaaaaataaattccaaaaGTAAATGAGAGgcaaaattaaagtatttttagaTGGTCGCTTGTTATCTTTCAGATCTGCATTTACTACCTGCTATGCATAGCAGCAGTGGACTTAACGTTTACCTCCGATGCGGAGATTACCACGACAGAAAATCGAGATTGCCCACCAGAATGCATTTGCCTTTCCCCGAAACAGGTAGAAAATtgtagataatataattacgcACTTGATTATAGAAGAGTATGttctttgtattaattacaaacCATTTTTTACATGGCAAACGTTATTGtttgcgaataaaaaaaatttatattaatattcatacacGGTTTTCGTTTCAGGTACTCTGCAATACAGGCGGCCTCGAGGACATACCGACGCAACAGCTGTCGGAGTCCGTGGAAGAGTTGTCACTGACGAAAAACAACTTTCCGTTGATAAAGGGCGACGCGTTCTCCGGTCTCAAGGTCCTGCGTAAGCTCACTCTGGACGGCAACAACATTACATCGATACGCCCGTTCGCGTTTCGCGGCCTACACCGACTGCGCGAATTGTCGATCCAGCACACGCCGCTGCCATGCATCGAGCAGTTTTCGTTCGCCACGCTGCAGAACATCTCGGTGCTGCTGCTGGCGAACAACAAGATCCGCTACGTCGAGGGCTACTCGTTCGCCGGCACGTCCAACGTGAACGTGATCCTGCTGAGCAACAATCCGTTGCTGACCATTCGCAGCCACGCGTTCGCCGGCCTCACGTATGTCAACAGCCTCATCTTTCCATCCGGGATCCGCACGATTGAGCAGGGCGCGTTCGACGGCCTCCAGCACGTCGGCCAGCTCAAGCTCAGCTACATGGATCTGTCCGGGCTGCAGGCCTACACCTTCCGCGGTCTGTCGAATGTACGCTCGCTCTACATCCAGGAGAGCGATCTCGGCATCGTGCAGAGGAATGCGTTCGCCGGCCTCACACACGTCGATCGTCTCAACGTACTCAACAACAAGGTGGACCTGATCGAGCGTCTATACCTGCGCCACGAAAACTACATTGAGATGTTGCGCTTCCACGGCAATCATGTGCTGGAGGCGCCGCGTCACGCCCGCGACGTTGTCCTCGAGGTGGACACGATCAGCGCGATCGATAATCACTTCCCGTGCGACTGCCAGGCGCACAACGTCCTCGAGAGTGACTTTGCGCGCGGCGACAGCGTCGAGTTTCAACGGCGAAACTATTGCATCTCGCCGTTCGAGTACAACGGCAAGCCTATGAACGTCGTTGACTTCGATCTCGTCGCACGATGTCACGACAACGTGATTCAGGACAACCTCGGCTCGGGCGTCGTCGAGGTATCTCGTCTCTCGGCGCTGTTGCTGATCGCCTTCTTGCTCTCGACAAACTTCTTCCGATGAGCATCTTGCCAGTCGATTCTCCAATGGTCGTCCCTTATAATTACTCGTAGCGATGGTAAGAGAACAGCCAGGTTTTTATGTAAACGCTTAATTGTACGGCTTATCGAGAGATCCCTCTTGCCTTCGTTTTCGTACAGCAAAGTCCTCGTAGTTCGGTAAAGCTGTCGAAGCAAAAAGGTATCTCGCACGAATTACGTTAAGTGTATCGTTATCACAGTAGAGTATTGTACTGATCTTCTATGACTTAATACGATCTCAAAAAGACGTACTATATCGcattagaattatattaaagagAATAGTTTCGCAATTCGAAAAAGTCAATTTGTAGAAAGCAAAGCTGCGAACTTCAACTAGATCTATAACATTAACagacgtgcgcgcgcgcgaaatttCATTCTATGGTATCAAAGTGactgataaaataacaaaccGAGATAAcgaaatttataatctttatttcttaaattataaataaatttatccttTTTGCATTAGAgagacaatttaattataaattatttttctttttagtcCGCTCGGTTTATTATTGTCTTCTCAAAAATTCTTTCcaattataaatgaaacttttttcaatttttattattttttttacaaatagatGATTTCCTTTTTCGTTTTTCACGGCTTATCAATATGTTCTAAAGAttcttttacattataaaagagactctcttgattttttattatttttccccCTACACAAACACATACATGTGAACTATTCTCGGAAACTATTCTAAACAAAAAGATCCATTAACTTTCATCTTTTATTTAGTTTCGATATTCtgcagtaaaaaataatcttatttgaaaggaaattaaataatcggaaaaaattttgttctgaaaaagaaaagatctattaacttttttttttatttagtttcgATATTCTGTAGTGAAAAATAATCTCGCTTGAAGAGAAAATCGGAAAAGATATTGCTGAGATATTGAGAGGAGATGTAAATCCAAGAAAAAAGGGAAACAGCAATATGTTATTGCCTCCGTTTGTTCACAATGTTGCTTTCGTCAATATTAGATTGAGCATACGATCGTTCGTAGATAACGAGAGATTTATTTacgcgaaaaattaattgtcatGGCTGTAGGATGAAGAAAATGCGGCTAATCACTAATGCCGAACGGATACATATCCTTTCGCACATATAAAAACGGCTCAAATACTTATCGTGATCTTATATATCGAGAATATTGTtgagtgtttttttattttcacgatcATAGAATGTTTAGGGACAAAAAGTATAAGCCTATTGTATATCCATCTATCATATATCCCAAGTTTTGCGACGATAATAAGTGTTACCATTATTTAGAACactattatattgttatacatCATTTAGTTAATCGATTCTTTACTTCGGCATAAATCAATACTTTTGTACAATGACGCATTTGACGCCGAATGTGGTCTTCTGTCTTGCATCAGCCATATCCTGCGCGGCCTTTTTCGTCGGAAAGATATGTTTGAGGTCTAAGGTGAATTGAAATTCGGGAAAGCATATTTAGCGTTTAATGCGTAATGATGATGCGGGTCTATGTACACGTGTATACGTTAGCACTCTTCTCACGATCAATCGAAGCTAGTCTGCCGCGAATTCATAATCGTTCGATCGCGGATATGTAATGTTATGAGGTAGTATGTTTAATATACGAGCTTTAACTGGCCGGCATACTGGACCAGCACTGTCGCATCCACTTAAGGCTTATTTGAAGCTTCGAAATCTTGAGTGGGAGCGCCGTAAATGACATGTTCCCAGGGGCAGAGAAACGGAAAGAAAGCGACGATTTCAAATTTGTTGAGCGAAAAGCTGACACGACTTCATTTGACTTCTTTTTATAGCAGCCATTAAAgtaattgttgaaattttgcgttatatttttacataaaaatacgaTATTCGAAAGCTAATAAATGGAAACAGTTTTATTCCAGACTAAATTTTTACTTCCAATATTTTCCTAAGAATCCGAGCTATGCCCCTGTGCGTTCACAGCTGCTATCCGATTCCACtagtaaaattaagaaattattcaaataatccGGAAATGATGAAAGTATTTAGCTATTAAGTAAACATGTTTAATTGCATTGGTGCATAAGATCATCAAAGAGCGCTCGACGCttgaatttatctttaaaatttatctcgaCACTCGACAGAATTAGAATTCCTGCGAAAATATGGTTTAAAAGCAATTGGCAAAGATGTGAAATCTGTGAttgtaaaatctgttttttatctgtaaaattaaatatttattttaagttaattttgaaattatttttttattaaatagattaaggaaagtaaatgtttattttttatatagaaagaaatgtttcaatttttatatacttgatTGTTTGCTTGATTGTGcacttaaataattgaatttgcaTATTCTTGATTGTCCTAGTTTCAGGCTCTGTTTACCtttcttcatttattatttatagaaatgtaACACATTAGAGGTGGAAATGGATTTTATCCACTGGACAACAGTGTATTATGCTCAACACTTTAGATGAATAACTATTGACCTTATAAATCTTCTTTTCTAAGTTATCCAGGTGCGTATAAGAATTAATCGTAATAATCGAACAATAAAGTGAAAGGTACTCATTAGGGTTGCTTCAACAGGGGAGCCTTAATATGGAATTCTGCATACCATTAATATCGCTGCCCTGTCAATCTTATTGGCATTATCTAAGAAATTGCTTATCATCCAACATTTAGAAATCGTGAAAATTTGCTTTCATTAAAactagaattattaattagacaAAGCAACTGACTTCTAAAGTCACGCTCTCAAGTTAAATTTGATACTGTGAACAATTGTGCGTACAATTTGTATAGAAACGTGTTCTGtgccaatattttatatttacttgatGTCATAAGTCacgtaaatatttgaaaatacggaaaagagaaagaaagtatTGATTACGAGCaactttcaataatatatgcCACAGAACATTTTGTTCTTCTCATAATCGAGTTTGTGAAAAATACTgctttatagataaaaatacattggCGTCCAAAGTGTATacgtgcatatatatatatatatatatatatatgcacatgtatgtatatggtatatatacatatataccaTGGGCTGAATCAGAATTATATGAAGTAATGCTACATATGCttacaactaaaaaaaaaacctatatAAAGCGTGTTTCGCTGCCACTCATAACGTGAGATTTGCTTGGCCTTCGGTCAGCATAATAACCGAGGACCAACCtagcttatattttttaccaatGTTTAAAATAGCGTTTAATAGACACGATTATTGAAATCTGTAATCTTTCATTGTAGTTAAAATGTCCTGTCAtataataaatggaataaaacattaacataCATCATAGTCCTGTATAATTTTCGTATATAttgtcaatatattattattgtgcgAATATGATACATGTGTGTATTACGTATCTAAAATTGATGGAACTCGTGGAGagtaatgtttaaataatttaacatgtatttttttttgacaatattcattaattaacaatatactctttacagtaaatattacttaatgACAAGAGTACATACTTGATTCTAGGTTCACTTCACTCTAGCGTGTTTAGGGCGCTTAATGAATCGGAACGGTTGGTGGATTCGGAATAGGATCGAACTCACCAACACTTTCCATATATTGAACGTCTTTACGGAACGGCTTCAACTCCCAGTGCATTCGTGATTCCATCGTTGTTGGTACGATACCAAGATCTTCCAGAGTTGGTAGGTCTTTCAACACTTTGTCAGATATCGATTCCTGTGTAATGTCAAGTTGAATAGTATTTCACTCGATATTTACAtcgtatttcattaaattacattCATTTTGTAgacgtaataaaattaaaacatactCTTTCCAAATGTTCCCACTGTAAATTTCCTAGTGGATACGCGGTACTTAGGAACTCATTCAAAGAAACCTTCAGTTTGAATAACGGAGCGTATTTCAGGTCTAGTCTCATGTAACCGTAGCCTATTGGGTTGCGTATTCGTATCTTATGGAACCAGTCGAGTAAATCAGACAGTTTATAACGTTTCGGCCTGtacaaatgtaacattttgtaaaagcAATCTGCGATTAATGGTAAGATTATATAACAAgtgtattgtatttatttatacccGACAAACTGGTAAGTCTTTCCAGCGGTACTCCTAGGATCTTTTGCAATAGCTGTAATACCTCCAGCGACATCGTACACAGCTACCGGCTGCTTTTCTGTACGTTCGCCCTTTTCCCATACTGGTACAGTtctgtaaagaaatatattcaattaccGTCAATTAATAACTTCTTGACAATTATAACTTGAAATATGAatgttggaaaatttttttgcacattgaTTACCTGAAATGATGTCTTATTATACTAGAGTAGACACGTAAAAATCTGTCCTCCTGACCCCATATATCTGACGGCCGAATAATCACAGCTTCTGGAAATTCTTGTCGCACTGCATGTTCGCCCTCCCATTTAGACTGGAGGAACCGAGAACCACCGTCCAACACATGTGacttaacaaaaattatgaaaagagaattatatatatcgtataaactcttttttatatatttttatagaataaaaacatGACTTCATTTACCTCTATCTCATCACCCACATTTAAGGCTGATATATGGATGAAGTGTTCAACATTAGCTTCTTTGCACAATCTAGCCAGTCTTCCGGCTCCCTCAACGTGTGTCTCGCGGAAAGAGAAGTTTTTAGTTTCCCAATCACATCCAATCAGATTAATAACAACATTGGAGTACTTGATACACTTTCTTATCGATTCCTCATCGCGTAAGTGAAATGGATGAAACAAAACTTGTCCAAGATCCCCACAGAGTTTCAGTGGCAAACAGCTATACATATCACCTCTGTACGGCAGTATCaactgcaaattaaaattaacaattggtaacaaaaataattgaattctaTACATTACAAGGTACTTGTTACAACAGTATAAGAACTGTCACTGTTgtcatttttcattatttgattGACATCATACCTGGGTGCCAATCTTGCCAAGACGATTGCATACATAACGCCCAAGAAATCCAGTTGCACCAAACACTGTACACACCATTCCATTGAAGGAACTACGGCCACCTGTACCTCTCTTTAAAGAAGCAGTAGTCGGACTTTTGATGACGTGTGGTTCCGACGAGTAATGATTCGTCTGCACCGCTGCGACCGCAATGCATGTTGTCTgtctttctaaaataaatacaataaatgcaAACTTGTTagttatataattgaaaacaattcaTGTcatatactaatatataagtacaaaaaattgtatacaattttgtaaaacgtTTACATAATTGGCTCTCCAAGAAGaagttaaattgttattaaaaaatgtaaataaatgacAATCTTACTTGCTGCCTGCAGGCTGTACCTTGGAATCAAGGCGGCCATCTTTGTCGGCCTTCCATATGGAAGTCAAAcgtaaaatattagtttttttatttaggaGTAAAGAGTACAGATGACGCCGGGTGCTAACTCATATCGTCTTAAGGTATAAGCATAATACATAGTGATCGATCGATGATAAACTTAAATGTCAAAATTACATGGAGTTATGCCGCAAGAGGTcgcaagatattaaaaaaatggtaCAACGGTACAACTCTATGTGCGAAAAATATTCCTAGATCATTCCTGGATGCCGGTATATATGAATGGTTAGTTTATTTACACACATATGCTTTTTGTGTttagtatatatgtataatttatgttaataatatttatgttaataaaggGACGCAACAATGGCTAAGAATGCTGTATATAATTACATGAAGATGCAGAATAGACCTTACAGTGTAAACGATGTGGTCACAAATTTGCACAATGAATATGGTAAAGCTGTGGTTCAAAAGACTATGGATCAATTGGTGAAGGATAACAAGCTGTTCGAAAAGGTAAAGCAAAATTGGCAGGgataaagttgaaaattatattattaaatcttattttgttCTCAGATTTATGGCAAACAGAAGATATACTGTGTTGTTCAGGATGCAACATACGACACTGATGAGTTAATGAGAATTGATAAAGAATTACAAACTCATGCTAATGAAGTTGAGAATAGATATCAAGAAGTTACAAGAGAGGTGAAAGAACAAGAGACTCTTTTAGCCTCTTTGAAGTCAAGTTTATCATTAGAGGATGCGCAAGAGGAAAAGAACATTTTACAGCAAAGTATAAAGCAATTAACACATAAACTAGATAATTTAATGGAAACAAATGGTACTGAGGACTTACACGAGTCTAAACGAAAGGCTGAACAGGATTTGGATGAATATACTCGAGAATACTTAAAAAGGAAGAGAATGTGCACTGAGATAATAGACTgtattttggaaaattatcCTCTTAGCAAGGATGAATTATACGAAGAAGTAGGTATAGATTCAgccattgtaaaataaatcaaagagtttttaattctttgatcttttgtatttttattattatagtctTTTGTgatttgttacataaaattgtgtttataaTGAACAAAGTAAGTTTTGtgttaaaatgattaatattttatatataagtttgtgttaaatattcattcatatatatttaaaaagaaatcttatTGGAGTTCATGGTTTATTATGCAAAGATTGCATATTAAAATGGATATACTGAGTCaaatacagaattattttaagttgtTCAATAAGAAAcgcatatttcaatattctttaaagattacaacagataaatttttattttgtgcgtttatattttttttttatttttacaagtatgcatATCATATAACACATCCCAGAATTATCACacatttataatgaaatgGATGTTAAGCTTCAAGACAAAGAATATCAGAATTGAAGACAACTTATTGATATCaaagattaaaagattttcacgctttaacttttaaaaacataaaagtattGAAATCTCTGATTCTAAATGATGTCTTTAATTCTGAGACTTCAACtcagcaaaaatataatttgtgttttaattaagaaaatatctaatgcaaaataatgtaaataatttgattaaaatataataaaattgtccaaaaaagtaataatttgtcTAATAATGCATGacaatgcaaaaaataaacataataatttttagatctttTGTATGTAGTAAAATTTACAGTAATCAATATTGTTACGCGAATTACATGTGAATACAAGTATATCGCATaacttttctgttttatttacaTGCATAAACCACTATATacaaagaattgaaaaatttcacaaacagaatatgatatattcttaaaagaatatatccttaaaattaactttattcgCATATTTACATGATATTCCATTAAAGTAGCAGTAATATAGAATGCAATGAGACGTATATCAGCGTATTTGGTcctgtaacataaaaattggaatatttattttataaacaaataactaTTTGCtacaaacttattttttttcttagaaaataGCGTCGTGTAAAAAATCGAATGgtatacttataatttaattttgtaagaaaagtacaagcaaaaaaaaaattgtttttatattgattaaatgtacaatttaaatgaattatcaaaaatatgtttgcGCTTCTTTTGgattaatgtaatttcaatCATTTCAACATTTACCTCaacaatatttctatttattttcatgaaaacAGTTCCTCCattttttcaactattttttCCACCCATGGCATTTGCTTTATCGTTTGAAGTTTGAATTTCTTGGGTGATTGTTTCTTCTTTTGTTCCTTAGCGGGTATTCCTTCTAATACACATCTACCGTTCAAACAGTACTAAAAAAGTACggaataataagtatataattgctataattaataataattacatttataatttatttgtaattaatagatagtaataattattttattaataacaacttttataattaaaagtaagaaaacaATAGCTCACCAAACCGTCACCGCAAGGTGAGCCTTCCGCTGCAGGAGCTGATGCTGTGCAATCATCAAAATTGGGATACTGACACTCCAAATAAGTGCAAACCGTAGCATCTCTCTGTGAAGAAAAAATGACACATATTGTACACTTTCTCCAAACTTTCCTAACGTGAAATtgattccaaaaaaattatactagttttatctcaaaaaacaatttactCGAAAGGAGtacacaaaaataatgaagttttcgcattttcgttttttattaatgtttttaataagttgagtaaaattattgttaaaataatatagaactTACATTACACGCCTTTGTTCCCATGACGTTCTTGCATTGTTCGTCTAAAGACAACAGCTTTCCGGGCAGAATACGCGGCACCTGTTCTCCATCTTTGGGCTCGTTGTAAAGACACTTTGCTCGAGGTTCGCtgaaataattcttgaatTAACATTTCATTTTATCGTAAGGGAAAAACgtgtagaataatataaacttttctgGTGTTTTTAATGGTCGCAGATCGTACGATACGATAAATCATACTTGAGGAACTTGTAGAACGCGTTTATGCTGCATTTGGACCATTTGAATCCGTTCTCACCCAACGCAAGCCCAGTGGTCATGATGTAGCCACCGGAAGGCGGACACTCGGCAGCGGTGTTTGGATTGCCGTCGTGACGAGCTCCTATCCTATAATCGATGGAAATGTTCTTTCACGATCCAACGGGATTCAATtgatttactaaaatttattaacttattaataGTCTTTCGATTAACAGTACGGGAATTATTTTGGCgcgatgtaatttttttctagaacTAAAATGCGTTAATAACACTACAGtatatttttgctgtatgccgtatttttctaaaactttaatgtaagaaatagaattacgaaaaaaaattatataggtTTCTTACAAATGCCCGATTTCGTGAGCTGTAGGAATAATGCCGCCGAATCCAGCATTATCTTCGACGATTCCTACGGCTTCGGATAACTGCTTCGTCGCGTTTCTGTCGCACGCACCAGCTACGTATGCGTAACctgtaatgataaatataaattaaattaaaatgtaactataaaatgtgtaattaaaatatgtatatgcacaGTGTTATGTTAGCAATCTTACCCAAAGTTGGTGAGTCACAAAAGTCGTCGGTGAGCATATTGCACATATCTAGCCTGAAATGACagattgtattatttgtttttttagttaaacATGAAAGTCAATTAATCGGATACGAAGATTGCGGTACTAACTGTGTCATTGCGATCGCCATATCATAAAAGTCTGGTGGAAATCTGGTTTCGCGATAGAAATAATTTGCCATTCCGCGCAGAGCGAGATCCGAATCTACTGTGCTCCGCTTGGGTTTATACTCAAAGATACTTTTTTCCAAATACGGAGTCGCGTTTTCATCCTGATATCAAAAGTATCGTGTTAAAATATAACTCTGCTActctatcaaaaaatataatacataaaatatgtatgaaatatgcgtgtaaaattcaataatttaacgcAAAATGACGAAAATATGAGGATAACGCGAATGAAAATTTGATGCTGCTATATTTTGACTGTTAAAACATACCGTGGCTATAATTAATCCTGCGATGGATAATCGAATTCTAGGCGCGGTCAGCGAGCGGAATCTTAAATCAACTCCATTCCAATACGAGACAAGGTACGTCACGGCTTGTT
This DNA window, taken from Linepithema humile isolate Giens D197 chromosome 7, Lhum_UNIL_v1.0, whole genome shotgun sequence, encodes the following:
- the LOC105673575 gene encoding A disintegrin and metalloproteinase with thrombospondin motifs like; the encoded protein is MFLTVFLLYLAGTPLIQCKQLHEYMTPAEVKTVFHTPHDLVPEYEVVPVLHRLKKQTDSKDDTSEIKLKAFEEDMNIYLNPTEGSLATTRTPVWTVSSDTESPEGLLYKQVPGAMKSLGVTLQDVSTSSSVLLTPTPNGKVHLDGVLKNSYVIKSLPQRVLDKVVYGGHKLFEPHHTKNVTSDDEYASTHHHVVYKIPPSSQYNDFKITNPETHRAKRNAPDVIYPEMLVVLDYREFKLLGEDLQQAVTYLVSYWNGVDLRFRSLTAPRIRLSIAGLIIATDENATPYLEKSIFEYKPKRSTVDSDLALRGMANYFYRETRFPPDFYDMAIAMTQLDMCNMLTDDFCDSPTLGYAYVAGACDRNATKQLSEAVGIVEDNAGFGGIIPTAHEIGHLIGARHDGNPNTAAECPPSGGYIMTTGLALGENGFKWSKCSINAFYKFLNEPRAKCLYNEPKDGEQVPRILPGKLLSLDEQCKNVMGTKACNRDATVCTYLECQYPNFDDCTASAPAAEGSPCGDGLYCLNGRCVLEGIPAKEQKKKQSPKKFKLQTIKQMPWVEKIVEKMEELFS
- the LOC105673576 gene encoding homologous-pairing protein 2 homolog, giving the protein MINLNVKITWSYAARGRKILKKWYNGTTLCAKNIPRSFLDAGIYEWDATMAKNAVYNYMKMQNRPYSVNDVVTNLHNEYGKAVVQKTMDQLVKDNKLFEKIYGKQKIYCVVQDATYDTDELMRIDKELQTHANEVENRYQEVTREVKEQETLLASLKSSLSLEDAQEEKNILQQSIKQLTHKLDNLMETNGTEDLHESKRKAEQDLDEYTREYLKRKRMCTEIIDCILENYPLSKDELYEEVGIDSAIVK
- the ND-39 gene encoding NADH dehydrogenase [ubiquinone] 1 alpha subcomplex subunit 9, mitochondrial, with product MAALIPRYSLQAAKRQTTCIAVAAVQTNHYSSEPHVIKSPTTASLKRGTGGRSSFNGMVCTVFGATGFLGRYVCNRLGKIGTQLILPYRGDMYSCLPLKLCGDLGQVLFHPFHLRDEESIRKCIKYSNVVINLIGCDWETKNFSFRETHVEGAGRLARLCKEANVEHFIHISALNVGDEIESHVLDGGSRFLQSKWEGEHAVRQEFPEAVIIRPSDIWGQEDRFLRVYSSIIRHHFRTVPVWEKGERTEKQPVAVYDVAGGITAIAKDPRSTAGKTYQFVGPKRYKLSDLLDWFHKIRIRNPIGYGYMRLDLKYAPLFKLKVSLNEFLSTAYPLGNLQWEHLERESISDKVLKDLPTLEDLGIVPTTMESRMHWELKPFRKDVQYMESVGEFDPIPNPPTVPIH